A part of Aegilops tauschii subsp. strangulata cultivar AL8/78 chromosome 2, Aet v6.0, whole genome shotgun sequence genomic DNA contains:
- the LOC109750046 gene encoding probable plastid-lipid-associated protein 11, chloroplastic has protein sequence MARLLFQTHTAAQTFAPSPRGNRRPAPAAPHAVGFLRALFPARPPPAKAELLRLIADQGRGLETQSDPSRLADIVSCIDALAASAPDADTVSDAAKLSGTWRLLWTTEQEQLFIVRNAPSFRTAAGDVLQVIDVPAGSLNNVITFPPSGAFVVNGSIEIQPPQRVNFRFTRAMLKGGNWEVPFPPFGKGWFDTVYLDDEIRVAKDIRGDYLVVERAPYSWNG, from the exons ATGGCGCGACTACTCTTCCAAACCCACACGGCCGCGCAAACCTTCGCCCCGAGCCCGCGCGGCAACCGCCGCCCCGCTCCCGCCGCGCCCCACGCCGTCGGCTTCCTCCGCGCCCTCTTCCCTGCCCGGCCGCCGCCGGCCAAGGCCGAGCTCCTCCGCCTCATCGCCGACCAGGGCCGCGGCCTCGAAACCCAGTCCGACCCGTCCCGCCTCGCGGACATCGTCTCCTGCATAGACGCCCTCGCTGCCTCCGCCCCGGACGCCGACACCGTGTCGGACGCCGCCAAGCTCTCCGGCACCTGGCGCCTCCTGTGGACGACCGAGCAGGAGCAGCTCTTCATCGTGCGCAACGCCCCCAGCTTCCGCACCGCCGCCGGCGACGTGCTCCAGGTCATCGACGTTCCAGCTGGGAGCCTCAACAACGTCATCACCTTCCCGCCCTCTGGCGCGTTCGTCGTGAACGGCAGCATCGAGATCCAACCACCCCAGCGAGTAAATTTTCG GTTTACACGTGCTATGCTGAAGGGGGGCAATTGGGAGGTTCCCTTTCCGCCATTTGGGAAAGGATG GTTTGATACTGTCTATTTGGACGATGAAATCCGTGTAGCGAAGGACATAAGGGGGGACTATTTAGTTGTTGAGCGTGCTCCATATTCTTGGAACGGATAG